A single window of Dermacentor albipictus isolate Rhodes 1998 colony chromosome 1, USDA_Dalb.pri_finalv2, whole genome shotgun sequence DNA harbors:
- the LOC135898150 gene encoding putative nuclease HARBI1 produces the protein MAAPIIALLESLGQPRQRIFRDAFDELTEEEFRDHFRLSKRTVRWLCEQLEDAIGGLRTGGITTQERVLCALRFFATGSYQRSIGSEEFVSMGQASVSESIHAVAEAITVVGRQQGWVSFPLSTAGKATAKAAFAVRGRIPGVVGCVDGTLIAIKQPEGLSPGETAGFMSRKGFYALNTMIVCDAHMRIVDIDPRFPGSCHDSYVWRHSPLLGRLTRNLRRGEWVLGDSGYPLEPWLLTPVPGHPGIDTPEGRYNQAHASMRNVVERAIGVLKARFRCLQRYRTLLYEPKDAATIVAACAALHNIALKAGEPELQDSDEEADDNQPPLQQGLPVSQGHHTCRQETPRELLMRAKQMRSQVVNLFSAAPSWRTTHLRVLHRRLRQQQQPRRAAQP, from the exons ATGGCCGCTCCTattatcgcgcttttggagtcgctcgggcagcctcggcaacgcatctttcgggacgcatttgacgagcttaccgaggaagagttccgcgaCCACTTCAGGCTCTCGAAGCGCACTGTGCGCTGGCTCTGCGAGCAACTGGAAGACGCCATCggtggccttcggaccggtggcatcacgacgcaagagagggtgctttgtgctctccgtttcTTCGCGACGGGGAGCTACCAAAGATCCATCGGCAGCGAAGAATTCGTATCGATGGGGCAAGCTTCCGTGAGCGAAAGCATTCACGCAGTTGCGGAAGCAATAACCGTGGTGGGCCGGCAACAGGGCTGGGTAAGCTTCCCGTTGTCAACGGCCGGCAAGGCTACTgcaaaggcggcctttgcggttcggggccgcattcccggtgtagtggGCTGCGTCGACGGGACGCTCATAGCGATCAAACAGCCCGAAGGACTCAGCCCGGGCGAGACCGCGGGCTTCATGTCAAGAAAGGGCTTCTACGCCTTGAATACCATGATC GTGTGTGATGCCCACATGCGCATCGTGGACATCGATCCCCGTTTCCCCGGATCGTGCCATGACTCCTACGTGTGGAGGCACTCACCACTGTTAGGCCGCCTCACACGTAACCTGCGACGTGGAGAATGGGTGCTTG GAGACTCGGGCTACCCTCTTGAGCCATGGCTGCTGACTCCTGTGCCAGGCCATCCAGGCATTGACACTCCGGAGGGGCGCTACAACCAGGCCCATGCCTCCATGAGGAACGTTGTGGAGAGGGCTATTGGCGTCTTGAAGGCAAGGTTCCGGTGCCTTCAAAGGTACCGGACACTCCTTTATGAGCCCAAGGATGCAGCCACAATCGTGGCAGCCTGCGCCGCTCTCCACAACATTGCTTTGAAGGCAGGGGAGCCGGAGCTGCAGGACAGTGATGAGGAGGCTGATGACAACCAGCCACCGCTGCAACAGGGCTTGCCTGTGTCTCAAGGGCACCACACCTGCCGGCAAGAAACGCCCAGAGAGCTGCTGATGAGGGCGAAGCAGATGAGGAGCCAGGTTGTCAACCTGTTCTCTGCGGCCCCTAGCTGGCGTACCACTCACCTGCGTGTGCTGCATCGTCGGCTgaggcagcaacagcagcctcGTCGCGCGGCTCAACCGTAA